One genomic segment of Acidobacteriota bacterium includes these proteins:
- a CDS encoding GNAT family N-acetyltransferase, with product MKSIPSVKLKSGETLSVEYFEPGPQVPASLAEEITRFAIQVETLDSWASVAESEYLKRCLQGRFAATGLDPLFLGRLDGRIAGDVGCQVSRDSPEVGSLGWVFTDPAQRGKGISSHLTRLAVQWFQDRGGVCMLLGTGNPIAHHVYEKYGFRDYSGHVMRRLSPGAEEKGFERRLFARTGPAAVRPAVWSDVSRVAALYAAPHPWLVQDYQEGLITHPSLKKLRYFSIFPALMLRAERPGGSVQVLETSRKRIVGLAALLPEPAPFQQHVGRLDFLIRPEFLDQGQELLAAVVNQAGQGGIRIVEARFASCDEAKVKLARESGFRRTARFPDRFRIGAESADLDLYVSTDV from the coding sequence GTGAAGTCCATCCCCAGTGTCAAGCTGAAGAGCGGTGAGACCCTATCGGTCGAGTACTTCGAGCCGGGACCCCAGGTTCCCGCCTCCCTGGCCGAGGAGATCACCCGGTTCGCGATCCAGGTGGAGACCCTGGACTCGTGGGCCTCGGTGGCCGAGTCCGAGTACCTGAAGCGGTGCCTCCAGGGGCGATTCGCCGCAACCGGATTGGACCCCCTCTTCCTGGGGCGCCTCGACGGGAGGATCGCCGGGGACGTGGGATGCCAGGTCTCCCGCGACAGCCCCGAGGTGGGGAGCCTCGGCTGGGTCTTCACCGATCCGGCCCAGCGGGGGAAGGGAATCAGCTCGCACCTGACCCGACTGGCGGTCCAGTGGTTCCAGGACCGGGGCGGAGTCTGCATGCTGCTGGGCACCGGGAATCCCATCGCCCATCACGTCTACGAAAAATACGGGTTTCGAGATTACAGCGGACACGTGATGCGGCGCCTCAGTCCCGGCGCCGAGGAGAAGGGATTCGAACGGAGGCTGTTTGCCCGCACCGGGCCGGCCGCCGTCCGGCCCGCCGTCTGGTCAGACGTCTCGAGAGTCGCGGCCCTGTACGCCGCCCCTCATCCCTGGCTCGTCCAGGACTACCAGGAAGGCCTCATCACTCATCCCTCCCTCAAGAAGCTCCGGTATTTCTCCATCTTTCCCGCGCTCATGCTCCGGGCGGAGCGGCCCGGGGGATCGGTGCAGGTGCTGGAGACGAGCCGCAAGCGCATCGTGGGGCTGGCCGCGCTCCTTCCCGAACCTGCTCCCTTCCAGCAGCACGTGGGGCGTCTCGATTTCCTGATCCGGCCCGAGTTTCTGGATCAGGGACAGGAGTTGCTGGCGGCTGTTGTGAACCAGGCCGGACAAGGAGGCATCCGGATAGTGGAGGCTCGCTTTGCCTCCTGCGACGAGGCCAAGGTGAAGTTGGCCCGTGAATCGGGCTTCCGGAGGACCGCCCGGTTCCCGGACCGGTTCCGCATCGGCGCCGAGAGTGCCGATTTGGATCTTTACGTCTCGACGGACGTTTGA
- a CDS encoding insulinase family protein — translation MICRSRRIVWILAFWLLAGGLGSAAVPAVESHQSPASDALPLDPAVTKGRLDNGLSYFVRVHRQPEKRMALWLAVNAGSMQEDDDQQGLAHFLEHMAFNGTRRFRKQEIVDYLETIGMRFGPDVNAYTSFDETVYMLEVPTDNPEYMEKAFLILHEWAQGIVLDPDEVEKERGVVLEERRASLGAQSRIRDQQFPVIFKGSRYAQRLPIGTEEVLKAARPEDLKRFYRDWYRPDLMAVIAVGDFDGKQVEKAIRERFGDLTGPKNPRPRVIHPVPPHEETLVSIVTDPEVPGTSVSLLKKLPSLPQNSRAAYRQMVIERLFHAMLNARLEEKRRTATAPFRFSMSQTVRSMVRSADILVQAAMAKQDQIAQSMETLLTEVDRATVHGFQPSELERAKKEMLRGYETAAREKDKVRSRRYTSEILRHFLVGEGMPGIDYELELLKELLPGIAADDLNAVAREWGRPGSRVVTVTALEGTQVPDEEALLALMDRGGRKVEAYQDQAKAGPLVPEPPAAGSIAGESRIPELGVTVWKLSNGVRVVLKPTDFKNDEILLSGFSPGGHSLASDQDYPSALYADSVVGTSGAGGFSAVELEKTLAGKVVRVSTSIFELEETVRGRASPQDMETMLQLIYLRMTAPRLDPDAIAAWKANALESVRNRLVMPQAVFGDRLQEVLSQNHLRRRPPTEESLGRMDPQKALEIYRERFQDAGDFTFVLVGNLDLEALRGPLLTYLGGLPTSRREEVWRDVGVQSPKKSVRFKVNKGLEPKSRVHLQYLGEASWSRQSRHDLTSLARVLSIRLREVLREDMGGTYGVRVRSRMRRRPTESYTFTISFGCAPENVDPLVKAALDEIEKLREHGVDDEILVKVREGQARSREVALKRNGFWLNGLAGHYRYGTDPRLILDYRPLVESVTSDRMRDTLRQYLNPERYVMGVLNPEKTAPPAE, via the coding sequence ATGATCTGCAGGTCGCGGCGCATCGTCTGGATTCTGGCGTTCTGGCTGCTTGCGGGTGGCCTGGGGTCCGCCGCCGTTCCGGCCGTGGAATCGCATCAATCACCCGCCTCCGACGCGTTGCCCTTGGACCCGGCCGTCACCAAGGGGCGCCTGGACAACGGGCTCAGCTACTTCGTCCGGGTCCACCGGCAGCCGGAGAAGCGGATGGCGCTCTGGCTGGCGGTCAATGCCGGGTCCATGCAGGAGGACGACGATCAGCAGGGTCTGGCCCACTTCCTGGAGCACATGGCCTTCAACGGGACGCGCCGGTTCCGGAAGCAGGAGATCGTGGACTACCTGGAGACCATCGGGATGCGTTTCGGTCCCGACGTCAACGCCTACACCTCGTTTGACGAGACGGTCTACATGCTGGAGGTCCCCACGGACAATCCCGAGTACATGGAGAAGGCCTTTCTGATCCTCCATGAGTGGGCGCAGGGGATTGTCCTGGATCCGGACGAGGTGGAGAAGGAACGGGGTGTGGTCCTGGAGGAGAGGCGCGCCAGTCTGGGCGCCCAGTCGCGGATCCGCGACCAGCAGTTTCCGGTCATCTTCAAGGGGTCGCGTTACGCGCAACGCCTCCCCATCGGCACCGAGGAGGTCCTGAAGGCGGCCCGGCCCGAGGACCTGAAGCGCTTTTATCGAGACTGGTACCGGCCCGACCTGATGGCGGTCATCGCGGTGGGTGACTTTGACGGAAAACAGGTGGAGAAAGCGATCCGGGAGCGGTTCGGCGACCTGACAGGTCCCAAAAATCCGCGTCCCCGGGTCATTCATCCGGTTCCGCCCCATGAGGAGACCCTGGTCAGCATCGTCACCGATCCGGAGGTTCCCGGCACCTCCGTCTCGCTGCTCAAGAAGCTTCCCTCCCTGCCCCAGAACAGCCGGGCCGCCTACCGGCAGATGGTGATCGAGCGGCTGTTTCACGCCATGCTCAATGCGCGCTTGGAGGAAAAACGGCGCACGGCCACCGCTCCCTTTCGTTTTTCCATGTCTCAGACCGTTCGTTCCATGGTTCGGTCCGCCGACATCCTGGTGCAGGCCGCCATGGCCAAGCAGGACCAGATTGCCCAGAGCATGGAGACTCTCTTGACCGAGGTGGACCGGGCCACCGTCCATGGTTTTCAGCCCTCGGAGCTGGAGCGGGCCAAGAAGGAGATGTTGCGCGGTTACGAGACGGCTGCCCGGGAGAAGGACAAGGTCCGGTCGCGGCGCTACACCTCTGAGATCCTGCGGCATTTCCTGGTGGGTGAGGGAATGCCTGGGATCGATTATGAACTGGAGCTGCTGAAGGAGCTGCTTCCCGGCATCGCCGCCGACGATCTGAACGCCGTCGCCCGGGAGTGGGGACGTCCCGGAAGCCGGGTCGTCACCGTCACCGCGCTGGAAGGGACCCAGGTTCCCGACGAGGAGGCGCTACTGGCCCTGATGGACCGCGGCGGCCGGAAGGTCGAGGCCTATCAGGATCAGGCCAAGGCCGGACCTCTGGTGCCGGAACCACCCGCGGCCGGCAGCATTGCCGGAGAATCCCGGATCCCGGAACTGGGGGTCACCGTCTGGAAGCTCTCCAACGGGGTTCGGGTGGTCCTGAAGCCCACCGACTTCAAGAACGACGAGATCCTGCTCTCCGGCTTCAGCCCGGGAGGCCATTCCCTGGCTTCGGACCAGGACTACCCGTCGGCCCTGTACGCCGACTCGGTGGTCGGGACGAGCGGAGCGGGAGGGTTCAGCGCCGTTGAGCTGGAGAAGACCCTGGCCGGCAAGGTGGTCCGGGTCTCCACCTCGATCTTCGAGCTGGAGGAAACGGTGCGCGGACGGGCGTCTCCCCAGGATATGGAGACCATGCTGCAGTTGATCTACCTTCGCATGACCGCTCCCCGCCTCGACCCGGATGCCATCGCCGCGTGGAAAGCCAATGCCCTGGAATCGGTGCGCAACCGCCTGGTCATGCCCCAGGCCGTCTTCGGCGACCGGCTCCAGGAAGTGTTGAGCCAAAACCATCTCCGGCGCCGGCCGCCCACCGAGGAGAGCCTGGGCCGGATGGATCCGCAGAAGGCGCTTGAGATCTACCGGGAGCGGTTTCAGGACGCCGGCGACTTCACCTTCGTCCTGGTGGGGAACCTGGATCTGGAAGCTCTCCGGGGACCGCTGCTCACCTATCTGGGCGGGTTGCCCACCAGCCGGCGCGAGGAGGTCTGGAGGGACGTTGGCGTCCAGTCCCCGAAGAAATCGGTCCGTTTCAAAGTGAACAAGGGACTCGAGCCCAAGAGCCGGGTTCATCTGCAGTATTTGGGCGAAGCCTCCTGGAGCCGCCAGAGCCGGCATGACCTCACGTCCCTGGCCCGGGTCTTGAGCATCCGCCTGCGGGAAGTGCTCCGGGAGGACATGGGAGGGACCTACGGCGTCCGGGTGCGGAGCCGGATGCGCCGCCGGCCCACCGAGTCCTACACCTTCACCATCTCCTTCGGCTGCGCCCCCGAGAACGTGGATCCGCTCGTGAAGGCCGCCCTCGACGAGATCGAGAAGCTCCGCGAGCACGGAGTGGACGACGAGATCCTGGTCAAGGTCCGGGAAGGCCAGGCGCGTTCCCGGGAAGTGGCTCTGAAACGCAACGGGTTCTGGTTGAACGGGCTGGCCGGCCATTACCGTTACGGCACCGACCCCCGCCTCATCCTGGACTACCGGCCGCTGGTCGAAAGCGTCACCTCCGACCGCATGCGGGACACGCTGCGGCAATACCTGAACCCGGAGCGCTACGTGATGGGTGTGTTGAATCCCGAGAAGACCGCTCCGCCTGCGGAGTAG
- a CDS encoding DUF1549 and DUF1553 domain-containing protein — translation MFTVRVSMRLIPISAMFAGLLWALIPSSALGAGATGATIEEFQEIRVEPSPLVFSGPGSVRRILVTGITATGERRDLTATADYEDPAGLVEVQGDGYLHPNKSGETTLRVTAEALVADVAVRIEPAREQPTTFLKDVLPVINKVGCTQGVCHGAAKGKNGFKLSLRGYDPRFDYQSLLYDMSGRRFNRADPARSLMLAKPTQEVAHGGGLRLKRDSRYYDTLLQWISDGVPYGEDSADRVRRLEVLPEEVFLTAPGQTQSVVVLAEYEDGSLRDVTREAHLGSSNTEAIAVTDSAVVEGQRVGEGALLVRYEGKFVTVPVTVLNPSSGFAWRPLPQYNYIDRLVDGKLERIRVQPSLPATDSDFLRRVSLDLTGRLPSPGEVRAFLADPADRQEKRREAIDRLMGSDAYVDHWTLKWGDLLRNNRKFLGHKGIWSFREWIRQSVADNKPYDQLVRELLASKGSTLENPAVNYFRVARTPQDAMETTTQLFLGVRMVCAQCHDHPFERWTQDQYFQMSAFFSAIGIRPGFKSGEEIVYEKRQDADLKHPKNGRVVEPDYLVPVEGAPALKAEGDQRPALVEWLTSKENPFFARAVANRVWSYFFGRGIIEPVDDIRASNPAVNAPLLDALAKDLKDHDYDLQHLMRTIVESRTYQASIQTNSWNENDGVNFSRRIPRRLSAEQLADAITAATGSRVEFETVPDDSRAAQLPDPHVENGEFLDLFGRPQRDDPCECERKSDMSLSQALNLVNGPTVGRAVADPQGRVASLILGGASNRELIEDLYLSTLSRPPTESEYASAALLFRERESRAGTAQDLLWALLNSNAFLFNR, via the coding sequence ATGTTCACGGTACGCGTATCGATGCGGTTGATCCCCATAAGTGCCATGTTCGCCGGTCTGCTCTGGGCCTTGATTCCGTCCTCCGCGCTCGGAGCCGGAGCAACTGGGGCGACTATTGAGGAGTTCCAGGAAATTCGGGTCGAGCCTTCTCCTCTGGTCTTCTCGGGACCGGGTTCCGTCAGAAGGATTCTGGTCACCGGAATCACGGCGACGGGCGAAAGACGTGACTTGACGGCGACGGCCGATTACGAAGATCCGGCCGGTCTGGTGGAGGTTCAGGGCGATGGCTACCTCCACCCGAATAAATCCGGAGAAACAACCCTCAGGGTGACGGCTGAAGCCCTCGTTGCGGACGTGGCGGTTCGGATCGAGCCGGCGCGCGAACAACCGACCACCTTCCTGAAGGACGTCCTGCCGGTCATCAACAAGGTGGGCTGCACCCAGGGAGTTTGTCACGGAGCGGCCAAAGGGAAGAACGGCTTCAAGCTCTCGCTCCGGGGCTACGATCCCCGGTTCGACTACCAGTCGCTGCTCTATGACATGTCGGGCCGGCGCTTCAATCGGGCCGATCCGGCTCGAAGCCTGATGTTGGCCAAGCCGACCCAGGAGGTGGCCCATGGCGGCGGCCTCAGGTTGAAGCGCGATTCGCGCTACTACGACACCCTCCTGCAATGGATCAGCGACGGAGTGCCGTACGGCGAGGACTCGGCGGATCGTGTGCGGCGGCTGGAGGTCCTGCCGGAGGAGGTCTTCCTGACCGCACCCGGCCAGACGCAGAGCGTGGTCGTGTTGGCCGAATACGAGGACGGCAGCCTCCGGGACGTCACCCGGGAGGCACATCTCGGCAGCAGCAACACCGAGGCCATCGCCGTGACGGACAGCGCCGTGGTGGAGGGCCAGCGGGTCGGAGAGGGAGCCCTGCTGGTCCGTTACGAGGGCAAGTTCGTGACGGTTCCGGTCACGGTGCTGAATCCCAGCTCCGGTTTCGCGTGGCGTCCTCTGCCTCAGTACAACTATATCGACCGATTGGTGGACGGGAAGTTGGAGCGGATCCGGGTTCAGCCTTCGCTTCCGGCGACGGACAGCGATTTCCTGCGACGGGTCTCTCTGGACCTGACCGGGCGTCTCCCCAGTCCCGGGGAGGTCCGGGCCTTTCTGGCGGATCCGGCCGACAGGCAGGAGAAACGCCGCGAGGCTATCGATCGGCTCATGGGAAGTGACGCCTATGTCGATCACTGGACCCTGAAATGGGGCGATCTCCTGCGCAACAACCGGAAGTTCCTGGGCCACAAGGGCATCTGGTCCTTCCGGGAGTGGATCCGGCAGTCGGTGGCCGACAACAAACCCTACGACCAACTGGTCCGGGAACTGCTGGCCTCCAAGGGAAGCACGCTGGAGAACCCTGCCGTCAATTACTTCCGTGTGGCCCGGACTCCCCAGGACGCCATGGAGACCACCACGCAACTGTTCCTGGGCGTCCGCATGGTCTGCGCCCAATGTCACGACCATCCCTTCGAGAGATGGACCCAGGACCAGTACTTTCAGATGTCGGCCTTCTTCTCCGCCATCGGGATCCGGCCCGGATTCAAGAGTGGGGAGGAGATCGTCTACGAAAAGCGCCAGGACGCCGATTTGAAGCACCCCAAGAATGGGCGAGTGGTGGAGCCCGATTATCTCGTTCCCGTCGAGGGAGCTCCTGCGTTGAAGGCCGAGGGCGACCAGCGCCCCGCGCTGGTGGAGTGGTTGACCTCGAAGGAGAACCCCTTCTTCGCTCGGGCTGTGGCCAATCGCGTCTGGAGCTACTTCTTCGGGCGGGGCATCATCGAACCGGTGGATGACATCCGGGCCTCCAATCCGGCGGTCAACGCTCCCCTGTTGGACGCCTTGGCGAAGGATCTGAAGGACCACGATTACGATCTTCAGCATCTCATGCGGACCATTGTCGAGTCCCGGACCTACCAGGCGTCGATCCAGACCAACTCCTGGAACGAGAACGACGGAGTCAACTTCTCCCGGCGGATTCCCCGGCGGCTCAGCGCGGAGCAGTTGGCCGACGCCATCACAGCTGCGACCGGCTCGCGAGTCGAATTCGAGACGGTTCCGGACGACTCTCGTGCGGCCCAGTTACCCGATCCCCACGTGGAGAACGGCGAGTTTTTGGACCTCTTCGGGCGGCCCCAACGGGACGATCCCTGCGAGTGCGAGCGCAAAAGCGACATGAGCCTTTCCCAGGCGTTGAATCTGGTCAACGGCCCCACCGTGGGACGGGCCGTGGCGGACCCCCAAGGGCGAGTCGCATCCCTGATTCTGGGAGGCGCCTCGAACCGCGAGTTGATCGAGGACCTATACTTGTCCACGCTGAGCCGTCCGCCCACGGAATCCGAGTACGCGTCGGCGGCCCTTCTGTTCCGGGAACGGGAGAGCCGGGCCGGGACGGCCCAGGATCTGCTCTGGGCGCTGCTGAACAGCAACGCATTCCTGTTCAATCGGTGA
- a CDS encoding DUF1501 domain-containing protein, which produces MLVVPGHRAFLCDGPTRREFLRVGSIGLFGLGLPNFFSWQAAQAASTASVAGDLVASKGFGSAKSVILLFLQGGPSHIDIWDPKPDAPANIRGEFKPIKSKVPGIWLSETMPKLAQQVDKCTLIRSMSYTPKGLFNHTAAIYQMLTGYPPDRVSPSGQLEPPSPADFPTAGSHISKMLPLDEPVLPFVEMPRPLQESNVVGKGGAAGFLGKAYDPYRLYQDPNKAIRLDDLSLRQEVPPQRLKDRFTLLKGINKSMPDLEKAVGQHALDEYYERAYDLVLSGKARAAFDLEQEPVAVRERYGRTTFGQGALMARRLVEAGTRFVQLNWPSVANGDPETTAWDTHAANFGPLKNLHCPVLDQALSALLEDMDDRGLLDETLVVTVGEFGRSPRLGVSTSGNTNAPDGRDHWPYCYTALVAGAGVARGTLYGESDETGSSPKEKPVHPNDLLASVYFSLGIDPHMEVLNHLDQPRELVKGNPLLDLWG; this is translated from the coding sequence ATGCTAGTCGTACCAGGTCATCGCGCTTTTCTATGTGACGGTCCGACGCGCCGGGAGTTCTTGCGGGTCGGTTCCATCGGCCTCTTCGGCCTCGGCCTTCCCAATTTCTTTTCCTGGCAGGCCGCCCAAGCCGCCTCTACGGCGTCGGTTGCCGGCGACCTGGTGGCCAGCAAAGGCTTCGGTTCCGCCAAGAGCGTGATCCTCCTCTTTCTCCAAGGGGGACCCAGCCACATCGACATCTGGGATCCCAAGCCGGACGCCCCGGCCAACATTCGGGGCGAGTTCAAGCCCATCAAGAGCAAAGTTCCCGGTATCTGGCTCAGCGAGACCATGCCCAAGCTGGCCCAGCAGGTGGACAAGTGCACCCTGATCCGCTCCATGAGCTACACGCCCAAGGGGCTGTTCAACCACACTGCGGCCATCTACCAGATGCTGACGGGATATCCCCCTGACCGGGTGTCACCGTCGGGCCAGTTGGAGCCGCCGTCCCCCGCCGATTTCCCGACTGCGGGGTCTCACATCTCCAAGATGCTCCCCCTGGATGAACCGGTGCTGCCCTTCGTGGAGATGCCGCGACCGCTGCAGGAATCCAACGTGGTGGGGAAGGGAGGAGCCGCCGGGTTCCTGGGCAAAGCCTACGATCCCTACCGGCTCTACCAGGATCCCAACAAGGCGATCCGCCTGGATGACCTGTCCCTGCGCCAGGAGGTTCCGCCCCAGCGGTTGAAGGATCGCTTCACTCTGCTCAAGGGAATCAACAAGTCCATGCCCGACCTGGAGAAGGCCGTGGGCCAGCACGCGCTCGACGAATACTACGAGCGGGCCTATGACCTGGTCCTCTCGGGCAAGGCCCGGGCCGCCTTCGATCTGGAGCAGGAGCCGGTCGCGGTGCGGGAACGTTACGGGCGGACCACCTTCGGCCAGGGGGCGCTGATGGCCCGGCGTCTGGTGGAGGCGGGAACCCGCTTCGTTCAGCTCAACTGGCCATCCGTGGCCAACGGGGACCCGGAAACCACGGCCTGGGACACCCACGCCGCCAACTTCGGTCCCCTGAAGAACCTGCATTGCCCGGTCCTGGATCAGGCGCTCTCGGCGCTCCTGGAGGACATGGACGATCGGGGACTGTTGGACGAGACGTTGGTCGTGACGGTAGGAGAGTTCGGCCGGTCGCCGCGCCTGGGCGTGAGCACGTCGGGGAACACCAACGCTCCTGATGGCCGGGACCACTGGCCCTACTGCTACACGGCGCTGGTGGCGGGTGCGGGCGTCGCTCGCGGGACGCTCTACGGAGAGTCGGACGAGACCGGATCCTCGCCCAAGGAAAAGCCGGTCCATCCCAACGACCTGCTGGCATCCGTCTACTTCAGCCTGGGCATCGACCCGCACATGGAGGTCCTCAACCACTTGGATCAGCCGCGTGAGCTGGTCAAGGGGAACCCCCTGCTGGATCTTTGGGGATAG
- a CDS encoding BCCT family transporter, which translates to MAENSGIDYRLGQDNVRFLGLDIHNPVFIVSSLTIIAFVAGVLAFQAEAAFAFEALRAWLTSTFDWLLMGTGNLFVLFCLLLLVTPPGRVRLGGPDARPDYSRPAWFAMLFAAGTGIGLMFFGVSEPVEHFLKPPLGLDAADTAAAARLGMASAIYHWGIHGWAMYAVVAVAIAFASYNLGLPLALRSAFYPLMGEAVWGRFGHGLDTLAVFATLFGLATSLGLGAQQLAAGVARLWGTPSTDTTQVLLIAVITGMALASVISGMEKGVKRLSQANLLLALLLLAFVLTVGPTRAIATGAVASLGQYLASIGPLSNWVGREDLDFMHGWTTFYWAWWLSWSPFVGLFIARVSRGRTVRELVACMLVLPTLTATIWMNAFGGTAVSQYVDRGHPAVIAAVQAQQPELALFALLESLPLATVTSFIGLVLVVVFFVTSSDSGSLVIDTITAGGKLDAPVVQRAFWCVFEGLTAIALLLGGGLVAAQAATLAAAVPFALVLVALCYSTWKGLRASTAGRVR; encoded by the coding sequence ATGGCTGAGAACTCCGGGATCGACTACCGGCTGGGTCAAGACAACGTCCGGTTCCTCGGTCTGGACATTCACAATCCCGTATTCATCGTCTCCAGCCTCACCATCATCGCATTCGTCGCCGGGGTGCTGGCATTCCAGGCCGAGGCGGCGTTCGCATTCGAGGCGCTACGCGCGTGGCTCACGTCGACCTTCGACTGGTTGTTGATGGGCACGGGCAACCTCTTCGTGCTCTTCTGCCTGCTATTGCTGGTGACGCCGCCGGGCCGCGTGCGCCTGGGCGGTCCGGATGCCCGGCCGGACTACTCCCGGCCGGCCTGGTTCGCCATGCTGTTCGCCGCCGGTACGGGCATCGGCCTCATGTTTTTCGGGGTGTCGGAACCGGTGGAGCATTTCCTGAAACCGCCGCTGGGCCTCGATGCAGCCGACACGGCGGCGGCGGCGCGCCTCGGCATGGCCAGCGCCATCTACCACTGGGGTATCCATGGATGGGCCATGTACGCCGTGGTGGCGGTTGCGATCGCCTTCGCGTCTTACAACCTCGGCCTGCCGCTGGCGTTGCGGTCGGCGTTCTATCCGCTCATGGGGGAGGCTGTGTGGGGGCGGTTCGGACACGGCCTCGACACCCTTGCCGTCTTCGCCACGCTCTTCGGGCTGGCCACATCGCTCGGCCTCGGCGCCCAGCAGTTGGCGGCGGGGGTGGCCCGCCTGTGGGGCACGCCATCGACCGACACCACCCAGGTGCTGCTGATCGCCGTTATCACCGGTATGGCGCTGGCGTCGGTGATCAGCGGCATGGAGAAGGGGGTCAAGCGGCTGAGCCAGGCCAACCTGCTACTCGCCCTGTTGCTGCTGGCGTTCGTGCTGACGGTGGGGCCGACGCGCGCCATTGCCACCGGCGCCGTCGCCAGCCTCGGCCAGTATCTCGCGTCGATCGGACCGCTCAGCAACTGGGTGGGCCGCGAGGATCTCGACTTCATGCACGGCTGGACAACCTTCTACTGGGCCTGGTGGCTCTCGTGGTCCCCCTTCGTCGGCCTGTTCATCGCCCGGGTGTCGCGTGGCCGGACCGTGCGCGAACTGGTCGCCTGCATGCTGGTCCTCCCGACACTGACGGCGACGATCTGGATGAATGCCTTCGGCGGGACCGCGGTGTCGCAGTACGTCGACCGCGGTCATCCCGCCGTGATCGCGGCAGTGCAGGCACAGCAGCCGGAACTTGCCCTGTTCGCGCTGCTGGAATCGCTGCCCCTTGCGACCGTCACGTCGTTCATCGGCCTCGTGCTGGTCGTGGTGTTCTTCGTCACCTCGTCCGACTCCGGATCACTGGTCATCGACACCATCACCGCCGGCGGTAAACTGGATGCGCCGGTTGTCCAGCGCGCGTTCTGGTGCGTCTTCGAGGGGCTGACCGCCATCGCGCTGCTGCTCGGCGGCGGCCTTGTGGCTGCACAGGCGGCGACGCTCGCCGCCGCCGTCCCCTTTGCGCTGGTACTCGTCGCCCTGTGCTACAGCACCTGGAAGGGTCTGCGCGCGAGCACGGCGGGCCGGGTCCGTTGA
- a CDS encoding M20/M25/M40 family metallo-hydrolase, whose amino-acid sequence MSIDPEVHERISAAAEGLYGETVQLIRELVRIPSESPNYAYAKIYQERGYTKLYDAPVTLGGERKVAEHLEPVFTSLGAETFMEAKEPLRPNLIGILPGSGGGRSLALNAHTDTVPTGPHEEWRWGDPFSARLEEGRLWGRGSTDDKGPLACMIKAAEVIQRAGFRLRGELQLHATVGEETMDGKTHGPGYFLPRNPRCVTDACLVCESSAPPHRHGICLASGGASWLHIEVAGKPVHAAMGYRTYRMGYEGGEVGMDAIGKALKIYRGLADLDEEWAASKLDPQGLTPMGYPSIITAWIHGHPKGIEIPFFVADHCELGAAVWRDPRDSYERVRKEVDERIHAVCQMDPWLREHPPNVEWRLDWPPFRIEQDHPLVAAAGRAYETVLRQEPRYMTWQPVSDARFYQECGVPSLLMGPGDYRRAHCYDEYLELDQIVEGLAIYALTILDWCGFDG is encoded by the coding sequence ATGAGCATCGATCCAGAGGTCCACGAGCGAATCTCCGCCGCGGCCGAGGGACTCTACGGCGAGACCGTCCAGCTCATCCGTGAGCTGGTGCGGATTCCCAGCGAGAGCCCCAACTACGCGTACGCCAAGATCTACCAGGAGCGCGGCTACACCAAGCTGTACGACGCTCCGGTCACCCTGGGCGGCGAGAGGAAGGTGGCCGAGCACCTGGAGCCGGTCTTCACGTCGTTGGGAGCCGAGACCTTCATGGAGGCCAAGGAGCCGCTTCGGCCCAATCTCATCGGCATTCTCCCGGGCAGCGGCGGGGGCCGGTCCCTGGCGCTCAACGCCCACACCGACACCGTCCCCACGGGTCCCCACGAGGAGTGGCGCTGGGGAGACCCGTTCAGCGCGCGTCTCGAGGAGGGGAGGCTCTGGGGCCGCGGCTCCACCGATGACAAGGGTCCGCTGGCCTGCATGATCAAGGCCGCGGAAGTGATCCAAAGAGCCGGTTTTCGCCTCCGAGGCGAGCTGCAGCTCCACGCCACGGTGGGCGAGGAGACCATGGACGGGAAGACCCACGGCCCCGGTTACTTCCTGCCCCGCAACCCCCGTTGCGTCACCGACGCCTGCCTGGTGTGCGAGTCGTCGGCGCCGCCCCACCGCCACGGCATCTGCCTGGCTTCCGGCGGCGCATCCTGGCTGCACATCGAGGTCGCCGGCAAACCGGTCCACGCCGCCATGGGTTACCGCACCTACCGAATGGGATACGAAGGGGGCGAAGTGGGGATGGACGCCATCGGCAAGGCCCTGAAGATCTACCGGGGCCTGGCGGACCTGGACGAGGAATGGGCCGCCAGCAAGCTGGACCCGCAGGGACTGACGCCCATGGGTTATCCGTCCATCATCACGGCCTGGATCCACGGCCATCCCAAGGGGATCGAGATCCCCTTCTTCGTGGCGGACCACTGCGAGCTGGGGGCGGCCGTCTGGCGGGACCCGCGGGACAGCTACGAACGGGTCCGGAAAGAGGTCGACGAGCGGATTCATGCCGTCTGCCAAATGGACCCCTGGCTCCGGGAGCATCCGCCCAACGTCGAGTGGCGGCTGGACTGGCCGCCGTTCCGCATCGAGCAGGACCATCCGCTGGTCGCCGCCGCCGGCCGCGCCTACGAGACGGTGCTGCGGCAGGAGCCGCGTTACATGACCTGGCAACCGGTGAGCGACGCCCGCTTCTACCAGGAATGCGGCGTGCCCTCGCTGCTCATGGGGCCGGGCGACTACCGGCGGGCGCATTGCTACGACGAGTACCTGGAACTGGATCAGATCGTGGAAGGACTTGCGATCTACGCGCTGACCATCCTGGATTGGTGCGGATTCGACGGGTAG